The proteins below come from a single Cytobacillus luteolus genomic window:
- the asnB gene encoding asparagine synthase (glutamine-hydrolyzing) has translation MCGFIGCMHKKSSSNEYIDKFKSMNTIITHRGPDDEGYYSDDIIQFGFRRLSIIDLETGHQPLTYENDRYWIIFNGEIYNYLELRKELLLDGMEFETNCDTEVIVALYSKIRENAASRLRGMFAFVIWDKNTKEIFGARDQFGIKPFYYMEDDSKILFASEKKSILLAFENDIINYDSLQHYLTYQFVPEPETMSIGIKRLEPGHYFTKKLNEDMKIKQYWKANFKPIKSEEETLVSEIRDALYDSVNIHMRSDVPVGSFLSGGIDSSIIVSLAKQFNPYIKTFSVGFETEGFSEIDVAKETASMLGVDNFSYVISPEEYIAELPKVMWHMDDPLADPAAIPLYFVAREARKHVTVVLSGEGADELFGGYNIYREPQALEIFDTLPQTGKTLLRKIAHLLPEGVRGKSFIERGCTPMEKRYIGNAKMFTEDEKELLLTSYKEGLDFTQITAPFYQETAHYEPVNRMKYIDIHTWLRGDILLKADKMTMAHSLELRVPFLDKVVFDVAKKIGPEFKTANKTTKYILRKAVEGIVPDHVLNRKKLGFPVPIRHWLKNEMYDWAVSIIKTSDTNHLFNKNIILKLLDDHCKGNADNSRKLWTVLVFMVWHQVFIEKKYQFEEIYSEISSFS, from the coding sequence ATGTGTGGTTTTATAGGATGTATGCATAAAAAGAGCAGCTCTAATGAATACATTGATAAATTTAAAAGTATGAACACAATAATAACTCATCGTGGTCCAGATGATGAGGGCTATTATTCGGATGATATTATACAGTTTGGTTTTAGGCGTCTGAGTATAATTGATCTTGAAACGGGACACCAGCCCTTAACATACGAAAACGATCGCTACTGGATTATTTTTAATGGAGAAATTTATAATTACCTTGAGCTAAGAAAAGAGTTACTACTAGATGGAATGGAATTTGAGACAAACTGTGATACAGAAGTAATTGTAGCTCTTTATAGCAAAATAAGAGAAAACGCAGCATCACGTTTACGCGGTATGTTTGCCTTTGTTATTTGGGATAAGAATACAAAAGAAATCTTCGGTGCACGAGACCAATTCGGTATCAAACCATTTTATTATATGGAAGATGATTCAAAAATTTTATTTGCTTCAGAGAAGAAAAGTATCTTATTGGCGTTTGAAAACGATATTATCAACTATGATTCCTTACAACATTATTTAACATATCAATTCGTACCAGAGCCAGAAACAATGTCAATTGGGATTAAAAGACTTGAGCCTGGTCATTATTTCACAAAGAAATTAAATGAAGACATGAAGATTAAACAGTACTGGAAGGCCAACTTTAAACCAATAAAGTCAGAAGAAGAGACGCTCGTTAGCGAAATTAGGGATGCACTATATGATTCTGTTAATATTCATATGAGAAGTGATGTCCCTGTTGGATCATTTTTATCCGGTGGTATAGATTCTTCAATAATTGTATCTTTGGCAAAACAATTTAATCCTTATATTAAAACATTTTCTGTCGGGTTTGAAACAGAAGGATTTAGTGAAATAGATGTTGCTAAAGAAACAGCTAGTATGCTAGGTGTAGATAATTTTAGTTATGTCATTTCTCCAGAGGAGTATATCGCAGAATTACCTAAAGTCATGTGGCATATGGATGACCCACTAGCGGATCCTGCAGCAATTCCACTCTATTTTGTTGCAAGAGAAGCAAGGAAGCATGTAACGGTTGTTTTGTCAGGAGAAGGGGCCGACGAATTATTCGGTGGGTATAACATTTATCGTGAACCGCAAGCATTAGAGATATTCGATACGCTTCCCCAAACCGGTAAAACGTTGCTAAGAAAGATTGCACATCTACTACCAGAAGGCGTTAGAGGTAAAAGCTTTATTGAACGTGGCTGCACACCTATGGAGAAACGGTATATTGGAAATGCAAAAATGTTTACAGAAGATGAAAAGGAATTGTTATTAACAAGCTATAAGGAAGGGTTAGATTTTACCCAAATTACAGCTCCATTTTATCAGGAGACAGCACATTATGAACCTGTAAATCGAATGAAGTATATTGATATTCACACATGGTTACGCGGAGATATTTTACTTAAAGCAGATAAAATGACAATGGCTCATTCTTTGGAACTACGAGTTCCATTTCTAGATAAAGTAGTTTTTGATGTAGCAAAAAAAATTGGACCTGAATTTAAGACTGCAAATAAAACAACTAAATACATTTTACGTAAAGCAGTAGAAGGCATTGTGCCAGACCATGTGTTAAATCGAAAAAAATTAGGATTTCCAGTACCAATTAGACATTGGTTGAAAAATGAAATGTATGATTGGGCCGTTTCCATTATAAAGACAAGTGACACTAATCACCTGTTTAATAAAAATATAATCTTAAAATTGTTAGATGATCATTGTAAAGGTAATGCTGATAATAGTAGAAAATTATGGACTGTACTAGTGTTTATGGTTTGGCATCAAGTGTTTATTGAAAAGAAATACCAGTTTGAGGAGATTTATAGTGAAATTTCAAGTTTCTCTTAA
- the metK gene encoding methionine adenosyltransferase, producing MSKKRRLFTSESVTEGHPDKICDQISDSILDAILTNDPNARVACETSVTTGLVLVAGEITTSTYVDIPKIVRDTIKNIGYTRAKYGFDYETCAVLTSIDEQSADIAMGVDQALEAREGQMTDEQIDAIGAGDQGLMFGFACNETKELMPLPISLAHKLARRLTKVRKDDILPYLRPDGKTQVTVEYDENDKPVRIDTIVISTQHHPEITLEQIQRNLKEHVISPVVPKELIDENTKYFINPTGRFVIGGPQGDAGLTGRKIIVDTYGGYARHGGGAFSGKDATKVDRSAAYAARYVAKNIVAAGLADKVEVQLAYAIGVAKPVSIAVDTFGTGKVSEDVLVDVVSSNFDLRPAGIIKMLDLRRPIYKQTAAYGHFGRSDVDLPWERTDKAEVLKAQALGQ from the coding sequence ATGTCTAAAAAGCGCCGTTTATTTACTTCAGAATCTGTTACTGAGGGTCATCCAGATAAGATTTGTGACCAAATCTCAGATTCAATCTTAGATGCAATTTTAACAAATGATCCTAATGCACGTGTTGCTTGTGAAACGTCAGTGACAACTGGACTAGTACTTGTTGCAGGTGAAATCACAACATCTACTTATGTTGATATCCCAAAAATCGTTCGTGATACGATTAAAAATATTGGTTATACTCGTGCGAAATATGGTTTTGACTATGAGACTTGTGCAGTTTTAACTTCTATTGATGAGCAATCTGCTGATATAGCAATGGGTGTTGATCAGGCGTTAGAAGCTCGTGAAGGTCAAATGACAGATGAGCAGATCGATGCAATCGGTGCAGGAGACCAAGGATTAATGTTTGGTTTCGCTTGTAATGAAACAAAAGAGCTAATGCCTCTTCCAATTTCATTAGCACATAAGCTTGCTCGTCGTTTAACTAAAGTTCGTAAGGATGACATTCTTCCTTACCTACGTCCAGATGGTAAAACACAAGTAACAGTTGAGTATGATGAAAATGACAAACCAGTTCGTATTGATACAATTGTTATTTCAACTCAACATCACCCAGAAATTACATTAGAGCAAATTCAACGTAATCTTAAGGAACATGTTATTTCTCCTGTTGTTCCAAAAGAATTAATTGACGAAAATACTAAATATTTTATTAACCCAACTGGCCGTTTCGTTATCGGTGGACCACAAGGTGATGCAGGTTTAACAGGTCGTAAAATCATCGTTGATACATATGGTGGTTATGCACGTCACGGTGGTGGTGCTTTCTCTGGTAAGGACGCAACTAAGGTTGACCGTTCAGCGGCGTATGCAGCACGCTACGTTGCGAAAAATATCGTTGCAGCTGGTTTAGCTGATAAAGTTGAAGTTCAATTAGCTTATGCAATTGGTGTAGCAAAACCAGTATCGATTGCAGTAGATACTTTTGGTACAGGTAAGGTTTCAGAAGATGTGCTAGTTGACGTAGTTAGCAGCAACTTCGACTTACGCCCAGCAGGTATCATTAAAATGCTAGATCTTCGTCGTCCTATTTATAAGCAAACTGCAGCATATGGTCACTTTGGTCGTTCAGATGTGGATCTTCCATGGGAGCGTACAGACAAAGCAGAGGTATTAAAAGCACAAGCTTTAGGTCAATAA
- the pckA gene encoding phosphoenolpyruvate carboxykinase (ATP) — MNSVGVSSELLTELLNGNNVLHNLSVSGLVEKVLNRNEGILTSTGAVRATTGKYTGRSPKDKYIVEEASNKNKIDWGSVNTPISEESFDKLYKKVINHLKQQNEIFVFDGFAGADKKYQMPIKVINEYAWHNLFAHQLFIRPSAEELATHETEFTVISAPTFLADPKEDGTASETFIIISFERRTVLIGGTEYAGEMKKSIFSVMNYMLPEAGILPMHCSANVGQEGDVALFFGLSGTGKTTLSADPNRRLIGDDEHGWSNSGVFNIEGGCYAKCINLSYEKEPQIFDAIRFGSVLENVVIDPNTRVADYDDSSLTENTRAAYPIQAIDNIVDPSIAGHPNTIVFLTADAFGVLPPISKLTKEQAMYHFLSGYTSKLAGTERGITSPQATFSTCFGSPFLPLPATVYAEMLGKKIDEHDVQVFLVNTGWTGGEYGVGNRMKLAYTRAMVQAALEGELTNAETVKGEIFGLEIPVHVPGVPDEVLQPAKTWADQDAYNVKAKELAAKFRQNFKKFSNVPKEIEELGGPLV; from the coding sequence ATGAATTCAGTTGGTGTTTCAAGTGAATTATTAACAGAATTACTTAATGGGAACAATGTTCTCCACAACTTATCTGTGTCAGGCTTAGTAGAAAAAGTTCTTAATCGAAATGAAGGGATCTTAACTTCAACTGGTGCGGTTCGTGCAACAACAGGGAAGTATACAGGAAGATCGCCTAAAGATAAATATATCGTAGAAGAAGCTTCAAATAAAAATAAAATTGACTGGGGTTCAGTTAATACTCCTATCTCAGAAGAGTCATTTGATAAATTATATAAAAAAGTAATCAACCATCTAAAACAACAAAACGAAATATTTGTGTTTGATGGGTTTGCTGGTGCTGATAAAAAATATCAAATGCCAATTAAAGTAATCAATGAATATGCTTGGCATAATCTATTTGCACACCAGTTATTCATTCGTCCATCAGCTGAGGAGCTTGCGACACATGAAACAGAGTTTACTGTGATCTCAGCACCTACTTTTCTAGCAGATCCTAAAGAAGATGGAACAGCTTCTGAAACGTTCATTATCATTTCTTTTGAACGTAGAACGGTATTAATCGGTGGAACTGAATATGCTGGAGAAATGAAAAAGTCTATTTTCTCTGTTATGAACTACATGTTACCTGAAGCTGGGATTTTACCAATGCACTGTTCAGCAAACGTAGGCCAAGAAGGAGATGTTGCTTTATTCTTCGGTTTATCAGGAACAGGTAAAACAACTCTTTCTGCAGACCCTAACCGCCGCTTAATCGGGGATGATGAACACGGTTGGTCTAACTCAGGTGTTTTCAATATTGAAGGTGGTTGTTATGCAAAATGTATCAACCTTTCTTATGAGAAAGAGCCTCAAATTTTTGATGCGATTCGCTTCGGTTCTGTATTAGAGAATGTAGTAATCGATCCTAATACTAGAGTTGCTGATTATGATGACTCTTCGTTAACAGAAAATACTAGAGCAGCTTACCCAATTCAAGCAATTGATAATATTGTTGATCCTAGTATTGCAGGCCACCCTAACACGATTGTATTCTTAACAGCAGATGCATTTGGAGTATTACCTCCAATCAGTAAGCTAACGAAAGAGCAAGCGATGTACCATTTCCTAAGTGGATATACTAGTAAGCTAGCTGGTACAGAAAGAGGAATTACATCTCCACAAGCTACTTTCTCAACTTGCTTTGGTTCACCATTCTTACCTCTACCGGCAACTGTTTATGCGGAAATGTTAGGTAAGAAAATTGATGAGCATGATGTTCAAGTATTCTTAGTTAACACTGGCTGGACTGGTGGAGAATATGGTGTAGGAAATAGAATGAAACTAGCATACACACGTGCAATGGTTCAAGCAGCTCTTGAAGGTGAACTAACAAATGCTGAAACAGTTAAGGGTGAAATCTTCGGATTAGAAATTCCTGTTCATGTACCAGGTGTTCCTGATGAAGTACTTCAACCTGCAAAAACGTGGGCAGATCAAGATGCATACAATGTAAAAGCTAAAGAGCTAGCAGCAAAATTCCGTCAAAACTTCAAAAAATTCTCTAATGTTCCGAAAGAAATTGAAGAGCTTGGTGGACCATTAGTATAG
- a CDS encoding glycerophosphodiester phosphodiesterase family protein, translating into MNTLKKIGRSTSFRIALLLFIFIYINNSSIFVNHETSDSLLLAHRGIAQTFSFEGIDNNTCTAERIYPPEHPYLENTITSMEAAFDAGADIVELDIHPTSDGQFAVFHDWTLDCRTSGTGVTREHTMAELKSLDIGYGYTADNGKTYPFRGKGQGLMPSLDEVLSYFPDQSFLIHIKSNDPNEGIQLAQYLADLSPEQLSLLSVYGGDNPIAILKQQMPALRVMSKATMKDCLIPYFATGWTGIVPSNCKNSQLHLPEKIAPWIWGWPHKFISRMENEGTRVIVVAGDGGFSEGFDQKEDLERLPEEYFGGIWTNRIDIIAPLLNKMD; encoded by the coding sequence ATGAACACACTTAAAAAAATTGGGAGAAGTACATCCTTCCGAATTGCCTTATTGTTATTTATTTTTATATACATAAACAATAGTTCAATCTTTGTAAATCATGAAACTAGTGATTCACTTTTACTGGCACACCGAGGTATAGCACAAACCTTTTCCTTTGAGGGGATTGATAACAATACTTGTACAGCTGAGCGAATTTATCCACCCGAACATCCCTATCTGGAAAATACAATAACATCCATGGAGGCAGCCTTTGATGCGGGGGCTGATATTGTTGAACTAGATATTCATCCCACAAGTGATGGTCAATTTGCTGTTTTCCACGACTGGACACTCGATTGTCGAACAAGCGGAACGGGTGTAACTAGGGAACATACGATGGCAGAACTGAAGTCCCTTGATATCGGATATGGATATACTGCTGATAATGGAAAAACCTATCCATTTCGAGGTAAAGGGCAGGGATTAATGCCATCTTTAGATGAAGTATTGAGCTACTTTCCTGATCAATCTTTCTTAATTCATATAAAGAGTAATGACCCGAATGAAGGAATCCAACTTGCTCAGTACCTTGCAGACCTTTCACCAGAGCAGTTATCTTTGTTGTCAGTATATGGCGGGGACAATCCCATTGCAATATTAAAACAACAAATGCCAGCACTTCGTGTCATGTCAAAAGCAACAATGAAGGATTGCCTAATACCATATTTCGCAACAGGTTGGACGGGAATTGTGCCTTCTAATTGCAAAAACTCACAATTACATTTACCCGAAAAAATTGCACCCTGGATTTGGGGATGGCCTCATAAGTTTATATCACGTATGGAAAATGAGGGTACAAGAGTTATAGTAGTTGCTGGAGACGGTGGGTTCTCAGAAGGTTTTGATCAAAAAGAGGATCTTGAACGACTACCTGAAGAATATTTTGGGGGAATATGGACAAATCGGATTGATATTATTGCTCCTCTTTTAAATAAGATGGACTAG
- the tyrS gene encoding tyrosine--tRNA ligase, translated as MSDFFEQLTSEQRIEVERQLAIYSNGVSEVIPLNELKIKVAKSILKEKPLKIKLGLDPSAPDVHLGHTVVLNKLKQFQENGHVIQLIIGDFTGKIGDPTGKSVARKQLTNEEVQHNAKTYFEQFSKVLDMDKVELYYNSKWLSELNLEDVINLSASITVARLLERNDFSERLSTGKPISLHEFFYPLMQGYDSVMLESDVELGGTDQHFNVLMGRHLQEHYGKEKQIVIMLPLLEGLDGVDKMSKSKNNYIGVDEEPNQMYGKTMSIPDELITKYFNLITDLSVEEKNKISEGLSEGTLHPRDAKMLLGKTIVRMYHSEEAARKAEEHFTTVFQKGSLPDDIPVVEWKGDSEVGILDLLVELNLQSSKSEARRMIQNGGVRLNEEKVSDVNVLVTIIDGLILQVGKRKFVKLTK; from the coding sequence ATGAGTGATTTTTTTGAGCAGTTAACAAGTGAACAACGTATAGAAGTAGAGAGGCAGCTTGCGATTTATAGTAATGGAGTATCAGAGGTAATTCCGTTAAATGAACTAAAAATAAAAGTTGCAAAATCAATCTTAAAAGAAAAGCCATTGAAAATTAAGCTTGGCCTAGATCCTTCCGCACCAGATGTTCACTTAGGGCATACAGTTGTGTTAAATAAGCTAAAGCAATTTCAAGAAAATGGGCATGTTATTCAATTAATTATAGGTGACTTTACAGGCAAAATAGGTGATCCTACTGGAAAGTCTGTTGCAAGAAAGCAACTAACAAATGAGGAAGTACAGCATAATGCAAAAACCTATTTTGAACAGTTTAGCAAAGTACTCGATATGGATAAGGTTGAGCTATATTACAACTCTAAATGGTTATCAGAGCTTAACTTAGAGGATGTCATTAACTTATCTGCAAGTATAACGGTAGCCAGATTACTCGAACGAAATGACTTTTCAGAAAGATTATCAACAGGGAAACCAATTTCTTTACATGAATTTTTCTATCCATTAATGCAAGGGTATGACTCAGTCATGCTTGAAAGTGATGTAGAGCTCGGTGGAACGGATCAACATTTTAATGTTCTAATGGGAAGACATCTTCAAGAACACTATGGTAAAGAAAAGCAAATTGTAATCATGTTACCATTGCTAGAAGGACTCGATGGTGTAGACAAAATGTCTAAATCGAAAAACAACTACATTGGGGTCGATGAAGAACCGAACCAAATGTATGGAAAAACGATGTCCATTCCAGATGAACTTATTACGAAATACTTCAACTTAATAACAGATTTATCAGTTGAAGAGAAGAACAAAATCTCTGAGGGACTTTCTGAAGGAACACTACATCCAAGAGATGCTAAAATGCTTTTAGGCAAGACGATTGTAAGAATGTACCATAGTGAGGAAGCAGCGCGAAAGGCAGAAGAGCATTTTACAACAGTGTTCCAGAAGGGGTCTTTACCAGATGACATTCCAGTCGTTGAATGGAAAGGCGACTCTGAAGTAGGAATTCTTGATTTGCTTGTTGAGTTAAATTTACAAAGTTCAAAAAGTGAAGCGCGTAGAATGATACAAAATGGTGGCGTTCGATTGAATGAAGAAAAAGTAAGTGATGTAAATGTACTAGTAACAATTATAGACGGGTTAATCTTACAAGTAGGCAAACGAAAATTTGTTAAACTAACAAAATAA
- a CDS encoding MFS transporter, whose protein sequence is MENHKKLKWLIITQSSVFFASSLIFPFYILFINNIGSNYSQFGLSYGLFALSAALVHPIAGRLSSKFDNQYFLLVNSWGMALVLLYYPHISSIEQVYILQLLLGIFGALQKHGEKTLIASLTDDAERGINIGNYHFWTSIFSAIAIFFGGVLADFFTIHIIFYSSSIIYFVSGLLIYRTNILNKKEL, encoded by the coding sequence ATGGAAAATCATAAGAAATTGAAATGGTTAATAATAACTCAAAGCTCAGTATTTTTTGCCAGTAGTCTTATCTTTCCGTTCTATATTCTTTTCATAAATAATATCGGTTCAAATTACAGTCAGTTCGGTCTATCCTACGGTTTGTTTGCTTTAAGTGCAGCTCTTGTCCACCCAATAGCCGGACGGTTATCCAGTAAATTTGATAATCAGTATTTTTTACTCGTTAACTCGTGGGGAATGGCACTTGTACTGCTCTATTATCCTCATATAAGTAGTATAGAACAAGTTTACATCTTACAATTACTGCTAGGCATATTTGGAGCCTTGCAAAAGCATGGAGAAAAGACACTAATTGCCAGTCTTACCGACGATGCCGAACGAGGAATAAATATTGGCAATTACCATTTTTGGACTTCCATTTTTTCTGCAATCGCTATTTTTTTCGGTGGTGTCTTAGCTGACTTCTTTACTATTCACATTATTTTTTATAGTAGCTCCATTATCTATTTTGTTAGTGGGTTACTTATTTACAGGACAAATATATTAAACAAAAAAGAGTTGTAA
- a CDS encoding FAD-binding oxidoreductase, whose amino-acid sequence MKRLVILFICIITYLSFFFLSTINNKEIDNNLVVSDVSGLMPVKVKKIVQKTKTEELVEIIEEAKEKDLKISIAGTRHSMGGHTYYKDAIVLDMTNYNQILDFNPIEKTITVQSGATWNDIQNYINPQGLAVKVMQSQNIFTIGGSLSANAHGRDIRYGSLIDTVKSFRLLTAEGKIINVSRKENSELFALVIGGYGLFGVILDVELELTDDELYEMNTVSMDYKEYAAYFTKDVKGDPSVRMHLARISTAPENFLTDMYVTNYVLSKEELKEHTQLKKDRFTWLTKFTLGLSRQYDWGKDWFWTLQQSYFHNTNGSLISRNNVMRSESKFLEYENSNDTDVLQEYFVPIDLFPRYIDELRTVLSNEDLNLINITIRYVSKDEDAVLSYAKDNMFALVLLINQGFSESDQQKTKEIVQKMIDVTLSHNGSYYLPYMPYPTKEQMLRSYPRAEEFFQRKLIYDPEERFMNFFYERYK is encoded by the coding sequence ATGAAAAGATTAGTAATTCTTTTTATTTGTATTATTACTTATCTATCTTTCTTCTTTTTATCAACTATAAATAATAAAGAAATCGATAACAACTTAGTTGTCTCAGATGTTAGTGGTTTAATGCCAGTGAAAGTAAAGAAGATTGTACAAAAAACCAAGACAGAGGAACTTGTTGAAATCATTGAAGAGGCAAAAGAGAAAGATTTAAAGATTTCAATTGCGGGGACAAGACATAGTATGGGTGGTCATACCTATTATAAAGACGCAATCGTACTTGATATGACAAACTATAATCAAATTCTGGATTTTAATCCTATAGAAAAAACAATAACTGTTCAAAGCGGAGCAACGTGGAATGATATTCAAAACTATATAAATCCACAGGGCTTAGCTGTAAAAGTCATGCAGTCTCAAAATATTTTTACAATCGGTGGTTCCCTAAGTGCAAATGCGCATGGGAGGGACATTCGATACGGTTCTCTTATCGATACAGTCAAATCCTTTCGATTGTTAACAGCGGAAGGGAAAATTATTAATGTAAGCAGAAAAGAAAATAGTGAGCTCTTTGCACTTGTTATTGGGGGATATGGACTTTTCGGGGTCATTCTTGATGTTGAATTAGAGCTTACTGATGATGAATTGTACGAAATGAATACAGTTTCAATGGACTATAAAGAGTATGCTGCATATTTTACAAAAGATGTTAAAGGAGATCCTAGCGTGCGTATGCACCTTGCAAGGATATCAACTGCACCGGAGAATTTTTTAACTGATATGTATGTAACAAATTATGTTCTTTCAAAGGAAGAGCTGAAAGAACATACCCAGCTAAAAAAGGACCGCTTTACATGGTTAACAAAGTTTACGCTAGGATTATCTCGTCAATATGACTGGGGAAAGGATTGGTTTTGGACATTACAACAGTCCTATTTTCATAATACCAATGGCTCTCTTATTTCTCGTAATAATGTTATGCGCTCAGAATCTAAGTTTTTAGAATATGAAAATAGTAATGATACCGACGTCCTTCAAGAGTATTTTGTTCCGATTGATCTTTTTCCTCGGTATATTGACGAATTACGAACGGTGTTATCAAATGAGGATCTGAATCTAATTAACATAACAATCAGATATGTGTCGAAGGATGAGGACGCAGTTCTTTCTTATGCAAAAGATAATATGTTTGCACTTGTGCTATTAATTAATCAAGGATTTAGTGAGAGTGATCAACAGAAAACGAAAGAGATTGTTCAAAAAATGATAGATGTTACTTTATCCCATAATGGCAGTTATTATCTACCCTATATGCCATACCCAACAAAAGAACAAATGTTAAGGTCTTACCCTAGAGCTGAGGAGTTTTTTCAAAGAAAGCTAATCTATGATCCTGAAGAAAGATTTATGAACTTCTTTTATGAAAGGTACAAATAG
- a CDS encoding aspartate/glutamate racemase family protein, translating to MKTIGLIGGLSWESTSVYYSYINRFVQKQLGGIHSAKCLIYSFDFEEIAALQRTGEWQKATGKMIEAAKCLENGGAELIVICTNTMHLMADEVQNACTVPLVHIVDCLVSDIEHLGHKKVGLLGTKFTMEQSFYRDLLMQQGIEVITPDEEERSGVHEIIFNELCKGTFNESSKSYYLSVIKKLVDNGAEGIILGCTEIPLLISQNDTNIPLFDTTFIHANKVAALSLGVLDYKG from the coding sequence TTGAAAACAATTGGACTTATTGGAGGACTTAGTTGGGAGTCAACAAGTGTCTATTATTCATATATTAATCGTTTTGTACAAAAACAATTAGGAGGAATACATTCGGCAAAATGCTTAATTTATTCATTTGATTTTGAAGAGATTGCTGCATTGCAAAGAACTGGTGAATGGCAAAAAGCAACTGGAAAAATGATAGAAGCAGCAAAATGTTTAGAAAATGGAGGTGCAGAACTAATCGTAATCTGTACGAATACAATGCATCTCATGGCAGATGAAGTGCAAAATGCTTGTACGGTCCCACTAGTTCATATAGTAGATTGTTTAGTTAGCGACATAGAACATTTAGGTCACAAGAAGGTAGGACTACTTGGAACTAAGTTTACTATGGAACAATCATTTTATAGAGATCTTCTTATGCAACAAGGGATAGAGGTTATTACTCCTGATGAAGAAGAAAGAAGTGGGGTTCACGAGATTATTTTTAATGAATTATGTAAAGGTACTTTTAATGAGAGTTCGAAATCCTATTATCTATCAGTTATAAAAAAATTAGTTGATAATGGGGCAGAGGGGATTATACTAGGATGTACAGAGATACCTCTGTTAATTAGTCAAAATGACACGAACATTCCATTATTTGATACAACTTTTATCCACGCGAATAAAGTGGCTGCACTCTCATTAGGAGTGTTAGATTATAAAGGTTAG